A window of the Dissulfuribacter thermophilus genome harbors these coding sequences:
- the prxU gene encoding thioredoxin-dependent peroxiredoxin (Most members of this family contain a selenocysteine.), whose amino-acid sequence MAEELKIACARPTGAPVGEEKTEPNQPETIFEEEERTMIAVGKKAPEFSAPAFYKGDFVNVKLSDYLGKWVLLCFYPGDFTFVUATELAAVAAKYDELKELGVEVLAMSVDSMFVHKMWNDNELSKMVEGGIPFPMLSDGGGRVGTIYGVYDSEAGVDVRGRFIIDPDGVVQGYEVLSPPVGRNIEETLRQIKAFQLVRESKGTEATPSGWKPGKPTLKPGKDLVGNVWKEWKVEKAFD is encoded by the coding sequence ATGGCAGAAGAACTCAAAATTGCATGTGCAAGGCCAACAGGCGCCCCTGTTGGTGAAGAGAAGACAGAACCAAACCAACCAGAAACAATTTTTGAAGAGGAGGAGAGAACAATGATAGCAGTAGGTAAGAAGGCACCGGAGTTTTCAGCCCCTGCTTTTTACAAGGGGGATTTTGTCAATGTAAAGCTGTCGGATTATCTGGGCAAATGGGTGCTTCTCTGTTTCTATCCAGGTGATTTTACCTTTGTGTGAGCCACTGAATTGGCAGCAGTTGCTGCAAAATATGACGAGTTGAAAGAGTTGGGTGTGGAAGTCCTGGCAATGAGCGTTGACAGTATGTTTGTGCACAAGATGTGGAATGACAATGAACTTTCAAAAATGGTAGAAGGCGGGATTCCTTTCCCCATGCTATCAGATGGGGGTGGCAGGGTAGGAACTATTTATGGTGTTTATGACAGCGAGGCAGGGGTAGATGTACGAGGCCGTTTCATTATAGACCCAGACGGGGTTGTTCAGGGCTATGAGGTGCTGTCTCCTCCTGTAGGGCGCAATATTGAAGAAACCTTAAGGCAGATAAAGGCGTTTCAGCTTGTACGCGAATCAAAGGGTACTGAAGCAACACCTTCAGGATGGAAACCTGGAAAGCCGACACTTAAGCCAGGTAAAGACCTTGTTGGAAATGTTTGGAAAGAATGGAAGGTTGAGAAGGCCTTTGACTAA